AGAACAAAAAAAAGACCCGTCCAAATGACGGCAAGCATGACCTCCTTCAGACAAAAATACTTGTGCCATGAAAAAGTTGAACCTTAAAGACGCCGTAAAATTTGCTCTCGGAAAAGAAGAAGCCCAAGCCGTACAAGGCGGCATCGGCCGCCGTAAGATAAAAATGAGCCAGGTGGTTTACCGAAATATTCCTGCCGCTACTCAAACACCTGTCAATCCGCGGCGATCGGGTGCTGTTGTTGGAGTAGATGACCAAAACTGATGTTTGCCCAAGCATGGAACGTTAAAGCCCTACCTCGGTAAGGCTTTTTTTATTTGTGGATCTTGCAAAAGGTTGCTGTAATTGGTAAACTGAAAACTCACAGTCCCAAACACACGACCTCATGAAGTATCTAACTGTTTTAATCTTTACGGTGCTATTGTTCCAAATTGGATGCACTTCACCTCATGTTGCACAGCAATCGGTTCAGACGAAACTTTCACAATCAACCACCAGCCCACCACCAGTGGCCGGACCGCTTGCTACACAATATAAAAGCGTTGCCGAAAAAATTATAGAGGCTTCCTTAGCCGACAGCGTTGCTTGGAACCGCATGGCCGAGATGAGTGATCGTTTTGGCGCTCGTTTTTCCGGCACCCAAAACTTAGAGGACGCTTTAGATTGGATTCTCTCCGAACTCAAAAAGGATGGCTTGGAAAAAATTGCCTCGGAAGACGTTATGGTTCCTAATTGGAAACGCGGAAACGAATGGCTCAAGCTCGTACAACCCCGTCCGATGGATCTGCCTGTTTTGGCTTTGGGCGGTTCCATTGGTACACCACGGGAAGGCATCAAGGCTGAAGCGATTGTCGTCAATAGTTTCGACGAATTGTCCCAAAAAGCAGATCAGGTACGCGGCAAAATATTGGTGTTTAATGCACCCTTTACCAGTTATGGCGAAACCGTCCAATACCGTGTTCGGGGCGCCAGCCTTGCTGCCCGTAATGGTGCGGTGGCCAGTATCATCCGTTCTGTTGGGCCTTACTCCATGGTTTCTCCCCATACGGGCGGTATGGGATACGAAGAAGGCATTCCTAAAGTACCTGCGATGGCGATGGCCTCGGAACATGCCGATATGTTGGCCCGAATGCAGGCACGCGGGCAAAAAATTGAACTGCACCTCTATTCTGAAGCCCGTATGGAGCCAGATGCCAAGTCTCGGAATGTGATGGTGGAAATTACAGGTCGCGAAAAACCTGAAGAAGTGGTGGTTATTGGTGGGCATATAGATTCTTGGGATGTAGGCGCGGGCGCTATGGATGATGGGGGTGGGGCTGTGGTTTCGTGGCAAGTATTGAACGTGTTGAAAAAATTGGGCTTACGGCCACGCAGAACCATACGAGTGGTTTTCTGGACCAATGAAGAAAATGGATTACGGGGTGGACAAAAGTACATGGAAAATCAAGGCGAAAACGTCAACAACCACATTTTAGCCATAGAATCCGATGCCGGTGTCTTTAAACCGAAAGGCTTTGGATTTACAGGTTCCGAACCAGCCCGCAAGATGATTGAAGACATTGCAACCTTACTCAACCCCATAGAGTCTGGTCAGATTTTACGTGGAGGGGGCGGTGCAGACATCGGGCCACTCATGCAAAAAGGTGTTCCAGGTATGGGCTTGAATGTGGATGGGACGAAGTACTTCTGGTATCATCACACCCATGCTGATACGCCAGACAAATTAGATCCACGCGAAATGGCTCTTTGTGTTGCCACGATGGCGGTCATGGCATATGTGGTGGCCGATATGCCCGATCGCTTGCCACGATAGTTCCTCATAAACTGAACTGGGGGCTTTATGCCCCCTTCCTTTATGGTGTTACCATGCTCCTTCCTATCTACGACGACGATAGCAACCTAAACAAGCCGGCTTACTTTACCATCGGGTTGTTGGTTGCCAATATTATATTTTTCTTATTTCAGACCAATGATTGGATCTTTGGCTTTGGCTTGATTCCACAAGAATTGGTAAATGGAACCGATTACATCGGCAGTATCAAATTGTCTATTGACGGAGAAAGCCAGACAATTCCCCAAAATATGGGGCCATATCCCATTTATTTGACGCTTATTACCTCTATGTTTATGCACGGCGATTGGTTGCATCTGGGGTTTAATATGCTCTACTTATGGATTTTTGGCGACAACATCGAGCATATTTTAGGTACAAAGCGTTTTGTATGGTTTTACCTACTCACAGGGATCCTTGGTGGACTGGCACAAGTGGCCCTTCAACCCGATTCATGGATACCGATGATTGGTGCTTCTGGCGCAATTTCAGGGATTTTGGGTGCGTACTTGGTCTTGTTACCTAGAAATAAGGTAAGGGTACTCTTCTTGTTCATCTTTCGTTTTTCTGTGCCTGCGCTTTTACTGCTTGGCGTTTGGATTGCATTGCAGGTGATTAATGGCCTTGAACCTGAAGCTACCGACCAAACGGCTTATGCTGCCCACCTCGGAGGCTTTGCGGCAGGAGTACTTGGCGGGTTCTTTATACGGTTTTTCACCAACTATCATCAGCAAAAGACCACTTAATCCGGTAATTTAATGACCTAAAGTATGGGTCATTGTTTTTTCTAAGGCTTTATGCCACAATTAAATAGCCTCATAGAACCAGTCGTTCGTCAGCATAAAACAGATCTTTAGCACTAAAAATCCCCGCCAACTTAGCGAATGGGGCGATCGTTTTCTTTGTAGTTTGCGAAAAAACACCACGCATGAACCTTTTAATGCTGATTGGAACCCAGACGGGAAACACGGAAACGGTAGCAGAATCTGTTGCACAGCATCTTGCCCAAGAGGGACATACCATTCATTTTGTAGATCTTGCAGATGCATATCCGGAAATGCTGCTGGATTACAACTACCTTATTTTGGCGATCAGCACTTGGGGAGATGGCGAATTACCGGATAATGCGTTGGACTTTTACGAAACCTTTTTAACCCTTGCACCTGCATTATCACATCTTCAATTTGCCATTTTGGCACTGGGCGACCATACCTACGATCCATATTTTTGCAAAGCAGGCGAAATATTTACTGAAATCCTCACGAGATTTGGCGCACGAAAAGCACTCCCAACTCATGAAATAGACGCAGGCCCCACCAGAGAGGATATCCGGGGAGCCTGCCATTGGTCGAGCCAAGTGTGTACTTCCTTTAGTGGCGAACCACCACTTTTTGGGTAAAGACCTGTTTACGTCCTCCGGTACCCACTTCCAGTCGTGCAAAATACACCCCATTGGGTAGGTTTTGTGCAGAAAATCGCACCCGATCGGTTCCATTGGCCACCAGCCCTGATTTTAGCGTCCGGATTTTACGGCCTTGAAGATCGAATAAAGCCAATTGCACTTGGGTGTTTTCGTTTATGGAATAGGCCAATGTGGCCTCCCCTGAAAGCGGATTCGGAAAAACAGGATGTAAAGCTGCATGTTGTGGAATCGGTTCTTCTACGTCGGCAGCCGTAACGATTTGGTTAAATATTCCTTGGGCGGCATCTGCAAAGGCATTTAGCTCGTTAAGTGACCGGGCACCAATAAGCGCAAATGCAAACGTGACGCTACTTCCCGGTTCAATATCTCCTACATCGGCCCCAATCAATGTGGAGACATCTTTTTTATCCACAAATTGCGTTTGAACACCATTGCTCATAAACGCCCATTTTTCACTGGAACGGAATCCATTACAGCCAGTACATCCTGGGCCATATATTTCTGGGTTGTTATTGATGGAACGGTAATTCACTCCTTTGTCTGTATTGAGTAATTTTGTAGCCCCAATGAGCGTCGGATTAACCGCAGCATTCTGAACAATGCCCATTCTTCTCGCTGGATCATATTTGGCATAGTCATCTTGGCCTCCATTTGCCACATCCCAGTCCATGAAAAGTGCTCCTTTCAAGCCAGTAATTTTATAGTTGTTTAGGTTTCGTACTTCATACTCAACCACAATAAAACCTTGGTTTTCAGGCTTGTCGTCAGCATAGGTTCTTTGGGTCACCTCCACATTGAGCGGACTGCTGGCGGTGGAGTCCGACATAACAAAATGTGTTTCTTCTTTGGTGTTTTTTCCCGGCCCAATGGTTAAAACACTGCTTCTCAGAGACTTAAAATCCGCTTCCTGGGTACTCCCGTCTTCCCCGCGAACGACATCGGAAACACGGCCTTGGCTAATACCCAGTAACAACCCTCCTTCAAAAAGCATGTCCACACCATTTACCTGAAACCCTTTTCCGTTATTCACATCCTGAAACCCATTATACCCAATATTTCCCCGTGTTGTGATGGAAGCCGTAATGAGGCCGGTTTCGTGTGTGACATACCGAGGTGGGTTTAGGATAAGTTCCACTGGCTCTTTAAGGCTGTATTGATCGGCTGTGATTTCTACCAATAATCGGATGATATACCCATCGGGCTGTGTTCCCGACACTTTAAATTGTAACCCACTGCCAGCTTTGTTTGCACCCGCACCCACAGTACCCAATGCAATGGGTCCCGAATTTACCATAGACACATTTTGATCGGGTGAAGACAGTTTGATTTGGACATTTTGGGCGGCTACGAGCCAGTTTTTCAGCTCAACGGAAAGGGTAATCACTTCATCCAACTGAATAACACCGTTTCCATTAGCATCCGAGAAAGAAGATCGTTCCATACGTAATGCTGGTAACGAGAAGTTGGTTACGGCTGCATGAGCATTCACCCTTCCTCCGCCCAACGTTTGTGCAAAGTTTGGATTCGTACCTTCAATTCGGTTCGCCGTTACTCGTACTTGTTCGGACAATTCAATCGGTGATAAAGAAGGTTTATGTGTTTTCACAAGGGCCGCAAGGCCCGCCACCATCGGAGAAGCCATAGAAGTACCCGAAAGGTATGTATAGTTGCCTCTGGGAGCTGTACTTAAAATGGAAACGCCCGGCGCAAAGACATCCACGGAATGCCCATAGTTAGAAAACCCTGCCTTGACATCCGACGCATTGGTTGCCCCCACTGAAAGTACATTTGCATAATTGGACGGATAATGGGGGATCAAATCATTGTTATCTCCCACCCCGTCTTCTCCGCCGTTTCCGGCTGCAGCCACCACCAAACTCCCCATACTGGTCGCCAACTGAATGGCCTGATTTTCGGTCTCGGAGAAAAAGTCCTCCGAACCCCAACTACAATTGATAATGTGTGCCCCCATTTGCGCCGCGTAGGCAATCCCTCGATAACCAAAGGCAACGGCATCGTCGGTGTTAGAAGAACCCGTATTGATTGGCAAGATTTTGGCATTCCAACTGATAGAAGCCACACCAATGCCATTGTTGGTAACGCCTGCAACCGTTCCTGCCACATGAGTTCCGTGAAGGGCATTATTGGGCGTACCCGAAAGTCCTGTCGGATCATTGGAGTTATTTGCAAAATTCCACCCATTCACATCGTCCACAAAGCCATTTCCGTCGTCATCAATTCCATTTCCTGCAATTTCTCCCGGGTTTTTCCAAACATTGGCCTCCAAATCTGGGTGTTTCCAATCGGTACCCCCATCCACAATGGCAACCACAACGTTTCCGGATGCGCCTTTTACAACGTCCCAAGCGGCTTCTGATTGTATCGCAGTAAAACTATTTTTTTGGACGGAGGCGTATTGCGGATCATCGGGTACTGCATGGATAAAGCGCCGATAGACTGGTTCGGCATATACCACATTTGGATCAGAAGCCAGTTTTTGGGCCACCAACCAAGGGTCGGAAGCCTCCGAGATATTGAGGGCCAAGGTGCGACTTAGTGGGGCGGCTGTTTTGTGAAGCGATTTGTCTAAGCCAGGGAAAGCCGGCTCAACGTTACGTAGCCCATGCGCACTAAGTTTTTCTATTAAAGAACCAGGTAAAGACAACTGCTTGCCCGCCGGAAGTGTTCCTGGTTTTAACTGAACCAATACCCAACCTGACTCCATCGCCGCCAACCCAGGACGTTTCCCTTTGGCTTCAGCAATTGGACGATGCGAGGAGATGACCGAGAATCCAGCAAGAACCATCCACAACCAGATTGTGACAGACCGAAATACCAACATATACCAAATGTATTTAAGGCTAAAGAAAAAAGGCCACCCAATTCAAGCAACAAAAGGCGTTTTGTGCAGCACTTATGAAGAAACAAATGAAGAAGCGCTAAATTTATGAAATTAAAGGCTTTCTGAAACCGCTTTCTTGCAGTTTTGACCTAAGTACCTATTGAGACTTCACATTCAATTTCTGAAATTAAGGTGTTTTGTAACCACAACCCACTGCATTAGCTTAAAAACATGATCAACAAAAAGTACAACGTCAAAAAGACAACCTGCAAAGTCACGTTTGAAGTGCCGCAAGAACTGGCCGAAAAAGAACTGGCCGTAGTAGGCGAATTTAACAACTGGAACCTTGAAGAGGGCTCCATGAAACTTATAAAAAAGGACAAAAAATGGAAAGCCACCCTAAACCTCGACGCGGGCAAGTCTTATCAATTCCGTTATTTCGGGGATAAAGGCTGGCACAACGAAGAAACCGCCGACGAAACCGTTTATGGCCCCTTCTTTGCCGAAAACAGCGTCGTCACCGTCTGAGTTGCAGCCTACTGTCTTTTCCTAACCCCGCGAATGTCCTATCGTCGGGGTTTTTTCATTAATTTGCGCTTCCACCAATGAAATCATGAATATGAAGTTTTCGCCTTTTATACAGCTTCTCCGCCCGTATCATTGGATCAAAAATTTTGTGGTTTGGTCGGCTCCTGTATTTGCCCTGCACCTGACCCTTGGAGCACTTTGGCAAGGGAGCCTCGCATTTGCAG
The genomic region above belongs to Bacteroidetes Order II. bacterium and contains:
- a CDS encoding M20/M25/M40 family metallo-hydrolase, translating into MKYLTVLIFTVLLFQIGCTSPHVAQQSVQTKLSQSTTSPPPVAGPLATQYKSVAEKIIEASLADSVAWNRMAEMSDRFGARFSGTQNLEDALDWILSELKKDGLEKIASEDVMVPNWKRGNEWLKLVQPRPMDLPVLALGGSIGTPREGIKAEAIVVNSFDELSQKADQVRGKILVFNAPFTSYGETVQYRVRGASLAARNGAVASIIRSVGPYSMVSPHTGGMGYEEGIPKVPAMAMASEHADMLARMQARGQKIELHLYSEARMEPDAKSRNVMVEITGREKPEEVVVIGGHIDSWDVGAGAMDDGGGAVVSWQVLNVLKKLGLRPRRTIRVVFWTNEENGLRGGQKYMENQGENVNNHILAIESDAGVFKPKGFGFTGSEPARKMIEDIATLLNPIESGQILRGGGGADIGPLMQKGVPGMGLNVDGTKYFWYHHTHADTPDKLDPREMALCVATMAVMAYVVADMPDRLPR
- a CDS encoding rhomboid family intramembrane serine protease — its product is MLLPIYDDDSNLNKPAYFTIGLLVANIIFFLFQTNDWIFGFGLIPQELVNGTDYIGSIKLSIDGESQTIPQNMGPYPIYLTLITSMFMHGDWLHLGFNMLYLWIFGDNIEHILGTKRFVWFYLLTGILGGLAQVALQPDSWIPMIGASGAISGILGAYLVLLPRNKVRVLFLFIFRFSVPALLLLGVWIALQVINGLEPEATDQTAYAAHLGGFAAGVLGGFFIRFFTNYHQQKTT
- a CDS encoding flavodoxin-like domain-containing protein is translated as MNLLMLIGTQTGNTETVAESVAQHLAQEGHTIHFVDLADAYPEMLLDYNYLILAISTWGDGELPDNALDFYETFLTLAPALSHLQFAILALGDHTYDPYFCKAGEIFTEILTRFGARKALPTHEIDAGPTREDIRGACHWSSQVCTSFSGEPPLFG
- a CDS encoding S8 family serine peptidase, whose product is MLVFRSVTIWLWMVLAGFSVISSHRPIAEAKGKRPGLAAMESGWVLVQLKPGTLPAGKQLSLPGSLIEKLSAHGLRNVEPAFPGLDKSLHKTAAPLSRTLALNISEASDPWLVAQKLASDPNVVYAEPVYRRFIHAVPDDPQYASVQKNSFTAIQSEAAWDVVKGASGNVVVAIVDGGTDWKHPDLEANVWKNPGEIAGNGIDDDGNGFVDDVNGWNFANNSNDPTGLSGTPNNALHGTHVAGTVAGVTNNGIGVASISWNAKILPINTGSSNTDDAVAFGYRGIAYAAQMGAHIINCSWGSEDFFSETENQAIQLATSMGSLVVAAAGNGGEDGVGDNNDLIPHYPSNYANVLSVGATNASDVKAGFSNYGHSVDVFAPGVSILSTAPRGNYTYLSGTSMASPMVAGLAALVKTHKPSLSPIELSEQVRVTANRIEGTNPNFAQTLGGGRVNAHAAVTNFSLPALRMERSSFSDANGNGVIQLDEVITLSVELKNWLVAAQNVQIKLSSPDQNVSMVNSGPIALGTVGAGANKAGSGLQFKVSGTQPDGYIIRLLVEITADQYSLKEPVELILNPPRYVTHETGLITASITTRGNIGYNGFQDVNNGKGFQVNGVDMLFEGGLLLGISQGRVSDVVRGEDGSTQEADFKSLRSSVLTIGPGKNTKEETHFVMSDSTASSPLNVEVTQRTYADDKPENQGFIVVEYEVRNLNNYKITGLKGALFMDWDVANGGQDDYAKYDPARRMGIVQNAAVNPTLIGATKLLNTDKGVNYRSINNNPEIYGPGCTGCNGFRSSEKWAFMSNGVQTQFVDKKDVSTLIGADVGDIEPGSSVTFAFALIGARSLNELNAFADAAQGIFNQIVTAADVEEPIPQHAALHPVFPNPLSGEATLAYSINENTQVQLALFDLQGRKIRTLKSGLVANGTDRVRFSAQNLPNGVYFARLEVGTGGRKQVFTQKVVVRH
- a CDS encoding isoamylase early set domain-containing protein; translation: MINKKYNVKKTTCKVTFEVPQELAEKELAVVGEFNNWNLEEGSMKLIKKDKKWKATLNLDAGKSYQFRYFGDKGWHNEETADETVYGPFFAENSVVTV